A region of Schistosoma mansoni strain Puerto Rico chromosome 1, complete genome DNA encodes the following proteins:
- a CDS encoding putative mitochondrial chaperone BCS1: MEIVQDLAASALKDNPYFSAGAGLFGVGIGMAALRRISQVINLLVRRNLTLTLEVASHDKAYPWVLHWITLKSNGPLMKGGKNKIGGTSQHLSVETSVVRTEGGRIKAAFGFVPSVGVHYMIHQMKLIRIERVRAQQSLQGATVAPFESVTLTTFGRNARFFIDLLEEAREEALAREKGWTVVYKAVGSEWHQFGYPRPRRPLNSVILRDGIAETIVADVKEFVDNQAWYTDRGIPYHRGYLLYGPPGCGKTSFITALAGHLDYSISILNLSEFGMTADRLDHLLTHAPLQTIILLEDIDAAVHNRNTSNNDLLHSKAYEGMPTLTLSGLLNALDGVTSTDGRIIFMTTNYIDRCRFV; the protein is encoded by the exons ATGGAAATCGTACAGGATTTGGCAGCTTCCGCTTTAAAAGATAATCCATACTTTAGTGCCGGTGCTGGATTATTTGGAGTTGGGATAGGAATGGCTGCTCTTAGAAGAATAAGTCAAGTCATAAACCTTCTTGTTCGCCGTAATCTTACTTTAACTTTAGAGGTAGCCAGTCATGATAAGGCCTATCCCTGGGTTTTACATTGGATTACGCTGAAATCTAATGGACCTTTAATGAAAGGTGGAAAAAACAAAATAGGTGGTACAAGTCAACACTTAAGTGTTGAAACTAGTGTAGTACGTACAGAAGGCGGCCGAATCAAAGCTGCATTCGGCTTTGTGCCTAGCGTTGGCGTTCACTATATGATTCACCAAATGAAATTAATTCGAATTGAACGTGTTCGTGCTCAACAATCCTTACAAGGTGCTACTGTAGCTCCATTTGAAAGTGTAACTCTTACGACATTTGGTCGCAATGCCagattttttattgatttgCTCGAGGAGGCTAGAGAAGAAGCTCTTGCACGTGAAAAAGGTTGGACCGTTGTTTACAAG GCTGTTGGTTCAGAATGGCACCAGTTTGGTTATCCTCGTCCACGTCGACCTTTAAATTCTGTCATACTGCGTGATGGTATAGCTGAAACGATTGTAGCCGATGTCAAAGAGTTTGTTG ATAATCAGGCCTGGTATACTGATCGTGGTATACCATATCATCGTGGTTATTTATTATATGGACCGCCAGGATGTGGCAAAACTAGTTTCATAACAGCCTTAGcag gCCATTTAGATTATAGCATTAGCATATTAAATTTAAGCGAATTCGGCATGACGGCAGATCGATTAGATCATTTATTAACACATGCACCGCTTCAAACTATCATTTTACTTGAGGATATTGACGCAGCAGTGCATAATCGTAACACATCAAATAATGATCTACTTCATAGCAAAG CTTATGAAGGTATGCCAACACTCACTTTAAGTGGATTGTTAAATGCACTAGATGGTGTAACCTCGACAGATGGTCGCATCATATTCATGACTACAAACTATATCGATCG GTGCAGGTTCGTATAA